The DNA region cgactctgctggggagactcTGCTACTTATAGTGTTTCCTAGTAGTTAGAAGAAGTCTAGCCTAGTTTTGGTTGTTTTCGCTTGTTATAGATGTTTATCTTTATGCTTTACTCGCTTTATATTATTCATCATTTATTTCATTGCCTTGAATTTTTGCATACTCTATCATACTGGATATCTACATATGATGTTGTTGGGTTGGGGTTGATGTTACATGAGTTAAGCCCTATACCCGAGCTTGAGTATACACACATGATATATTTGTGGATAGTCGTGTAAACCTGCGTTTCGCGCATTGGGTTGTCACGAGAGCCACATCCAGACCAGATTCACTTGGAAATACTTTTGTCCTGCGAGAATTCGCTACGGCAGGGTATTTTCATTTCGAGTCGATGACTTTGGGAGACCTTCTAGGGACCACCTTGGAGCATAATCCATACCTGTGAGAGGGATATGGATTTTTCTTGCAGGAAAACGTAGACTCTACATACCTGGTTCTCATATTGCGTTGAACCTTTGAACTTACAATAAATAGCATATACAGATTATCCAGAATGTATCAGAACTTTGAATCCGTGTGATCCATATCATCCCATCATACATTACCATCCATCATAATAAATCTTTTTACATATGCATTTTTTCCAACAATCCAATAGCTAAGTTTGTTGACTAAGTGTCCAAGACGAAGCATGACTTCCAAAAGAAGAGGCATTCACAGTTACAAGCTCGTGgattatgttgttgttgattgtgtATTGAATGTGTGCTTGTTGTATATTCTTTACCTTAGCATTCTTTACATTGTTTATATTGAATGATGTTTCTCACCCCATTTGCTTCATGTTGTCCATCATGGACATCTTGTAGATACTCATGAGTGATTCCTTGTTTGTTGTGTGTTAGAAGATGGCTTGTTGGAGTTACTCTTTGCTGTTATTTCATTTACTTTATAATACTAGTGATTTACTGCTCTGATTGTGTAACATTGGGGATGAGATTTATCATGCTTTCGAAGTTGATGTTGTTTTGGAGTTATAATGGACTTATGAAGTtgtgttttaaaaaaaaaatccgACTGCGTAGTTTTAAATGATAATGGTGTGTTTCGAAGGACTTGCCGGTGGTGACACCTTGAATTGCCGTTTAATAATTTACTTATAAGTTTCGGGTTTATGGTGTTTTAATCTGGGCAAAAAACCCTGAAGCGCATGAACGATACATGTAAGAGAAAAGAGGGTAAATACTTGGGAAACCTAAATAACAATTTTCTCCTTCTCAATTGGAGGTTTTTGAATATATCTCCACATGTTAATGAGGATAGGTCCTTTAAGATCAACAACACACGAGATGTGAGTTTTTTTTTTTGGGCCAAAAGAAGAAGTCACTGTTCTTAGAACTTGAGTAGAAGAAAAGGTGATAAAAATGAAGTTGTAGTAAAACAAAAGCTCTTAGGGTTCAGACGAGAAAATAACGTAGCAAAAAAAGAAAGAAGGAGAATAAGGTATATATAGCCGTATGAAGAGATACTTTTCAGTTTCCTTCTGAAATCAAAGTAAGTGgtgttttgattttttttaattgttaATTAATTTGTATTTTATTGTTGTTAATTCTTGTGGCCCACAATGGCCTTGGAAGTTGGAACTATGATCACGATTGCATGCATGTTCATTGACATAATTGCTAGGTGAAAGTGATAATGATGACGATGGCGTATGCTGACCGCTTTGAATAATGTCGAGAGTGTAATAAAAACACCATCTTTCTTCCATATGTCAAACATGATCGAAGATGACATTTTTAGGGGGTATTTGTTAGCTTGAGATTTTTGACTCAACATGTTCAACAAGAGTGGATGTGAGATAAATATACATGCTAAGTGCAAGTAGCCAAATTATGTTTTCGATGCCAAGAACACAAAGATTTGACAATAAACAAGTTGATTCTCGACAGAGGCAGTTGGAAGACCTGAAGATGTTTTTCGATAACAATAGTAGTTTTTCAGTAGTTTAAGAACGAAAGACAGATGGAAGTAAAACAGAGGACAAAATGCCATGTAATAGTGTACGTGCTGAATGTTGAAGAGTTAATTGTTGTCGATGATTATTGATGTACATGTATATAAATCGATTTGATCTTTGTAAGAAGAATTCACCTTTTCATTGTTGTTCTCTATATAATTCAAACATCCAAGTTACAAAGATAAAATTATTTGTGAGAAATGTATGAATCCGCGTCCCACTTTTAATCTAAGAATTTTTACTTGATTTCTTTTATGATTTTCGATGTTTACTCTATCTTTCAAGCAATTTTGTATTTTACCTCTTGAATTTTTTCCATTCAATTGTTCTACATTCGAACTAAGCTATCAAACACGAATACATTTTTCCTCACATTTTTTTGTATATTATGTCCTTATGATTTCTTCGAGTTTAATTCTTTAAATGAACTAAAATTTGTGATTTGGTTTACTAAGAATACAAGTAAACAATGAAAACCCCTATTGATTAAGGGTTGCCAAATATTTTTAAGGTGTTTTGTGGGGATGAGAGCCAACTCACATATAGGGTGAGAAGCTCTGTGTATATGTAATTTTCTGGTGAAAATGTGAATGTCCTCCTCAACTTTAACAATGAGATATTTATAATAGTGTTGGGTCGAGATCATAGATATCTTAAAAAAGGCAACCATCACTAAGAGAATGGAGGGGAGAATTAGTCCACTATTATTCTGGAAAACGTGGTCAAATCCTTATTTgataaaatatatataaaaaattaattttaatttattcAACCTTTTATTGTATTTAATTTTTAAAGAATATTTATCttatttaataatatttttttggcCATATCTTTTACttttatatattttcaaattaaattatTAATTGTCATTTATTTTAATCTTTCTTTATTATACATTTATAGTTTTTTTATAAGTTTAATTGTAATTTTAAACTCTttgttttaattgatttacaaaattaatctagtatttaaaatagaaaaattaCTTTAATAAATGACCAAAACTAAAGTCAAACTTTTATTTTATTAcctaaataaaataaaaataagataaagATTAAAGtgttttgattatttttttaaGAGTTAAAAATTTTAAAAGACTAAATTGGATttcaataaataaaaaatcatgtTTATTCAATAAAATTTAAATCACTCTAAAAATCTAGAGCATACAAAATCCGGATATAATTGATATCTATCATAAGAAATAATAACTATCATTATCGACCATCAgatttataatttttttatacATAGAGAATATTTATTAGAAATATTTTCCATTTGCTATAACTATCAGAATATTATCTCATTACTATAATTTATTCTAAATAAGATAATAGCATAATTTGCACATCGGATATAATTTTACATTGTTCAATATATTTAACCAAATGAAAACATATTTGATAAatcaataataatattttaatttaaaatgatTACAATAATATAATTtgcaaaaagtgaaaaaaaaagaattttcAATTAAATAAATCAATCAACTTAAAATATAAGTAATACTTTAGTTTATTTAATATTTGTattcaaataaaaatataagtaataaataaataatatattttatttaaaatgaGTCTAAATATTGACGCGTACGGAATCCTTATGTTGCGGATGAAATATAGTATAATAATAGAGTGTTTGGTTTTCTTAAAGTTTTCCTTGTAAAGGAATGAAGCGGTGTCATAAATTGTTTGGTGAAAGCGAGAGCAGTGTACTAAGCTAGTACACTCATGTTATGTTTTCTTCCGCGCTCACACGACCGATTACATCACCCAATTCAAATTTCAATTCTTACGCACACTCACTCACTGTGGTCCCAATATCATTTGTAACTTCTACTACTATTACCCATGTTTATGTTTTCATCTTTTCCAACATACTTTAACGTTCTCCTTCTCCTCTAAGTAATCACTCCTTAGGGTTTTGCTTCTTCTTCTCGCACACTTCATTCATCACAACCAAAGTTTGGATTTTTTCACTTTCACTCTTCACCCTTTTGACTTCTGGGTTTTTTCTTATTAGATCAGTTTATATTCATGATCGGAAACAGTTTGTAGCAGAGATAATCAAATTTGAAGTCTATCTGGTGTTGCTTTAGTACTGTCATTGTCTGAGATTGTAGGTGCTTTATACCTGTTTCTTTCATTGATCCACACATTCAAATTATTAGCGGTGTCTAGGAGTTTGTTTGTGTTGTGTGTCATTGCTTCATATTTTGACTAATTTTTTGATTTctgattattttttatttgacAATGTAGGTTCATTGAGTATTATGGAACAAGCTATGGAAGAAGCTCTCATGGAAATGGATGACTATAATCAGAGGCGGGTTGTGCCCGATGCTCTTTCGTTTGCTAGAAGGTTAGTTAAATCCTCGGATACTCTTTTGTTTGCTTGAAGGTTAGTTAAATCCTTTCATTGAGATCTAAGAGTGTGCTACTCTCAAGGTTTCGGATTCAATCCCGCTAGTGATGGTCCAAGAGCTTGATACTGAGTTTTTGAAAAAAGTCCTTTCATTTATATGGTTGATTGCGAAAATTGATGTTATGTgttgcttgttttgtttttgtgtATGTAGCTATCAACTTGAAGCATTGGACAGAGCGATTCGTGAAAATACTATAGTTTATTTGGAGACTGGTTCTGGAAAGACTTTGATAGCCATCATGCTTCTTAGAAGCTATGCCTATTACCTCCGAAAGCCTTCTCCTTACATTTCAGTTTTTTTAGTTCCCAAAGTCGTACTGGTTTCTCAAGTATGCTGCCACTTTTAGGATAGCTTTTGCATATTTGTGATGCATTGTCTGATGAATAATTGTTATGTGATGATTGGAAATTCACTGTGCTTGTTTTTTTTTGTTCAACTGTGTAATCTAGCAAGCTGCAGCCTTGCGAAACCACACTGATTTGAAAGTTGGAATGTATTGGGGAGATATGGGTGTTGACTATTGGGATGGAGATACATGGAACAAGGAAATGGGGAAACACGAGGTGAGGGTTTTTGTATTTCAATCGCGGCTATACGATGTCCTTgttattttataatattaatttGGTTAGCATAGCTCTAGTATTTGTTTGTCATATATGAAATGTTATTGTTTATCTGTTGTCTGCACTTTCTACAATTTATTGTTTGTACCATAGACTGTATCAAACTGTTTGTAATGCTTTTGAATGTATAGGTTCTTGTAATGACACCAGCAATATTGCTTTCTTGCTTGAGGCACAGCTTTATCAAATTGAGTATGATAAAGGTTTTAATAATGGACGAATGTCATCATGCTGCGGGTAGACACCCCTATGCTTGTATCATGACTGTAAGTGTTGTACTCTTAACATATGCTTATATCCGCTTTCTGTATTAGAACTTATTCCCAGAGTATATTTTGATTGCGAAATGTTAGTATACACTTTCTTCCAATGATTAAATAATGAACCGAAGAAGATTGTTTGATCCATTCACAGATTGACCGTACTATGTTGTTATAAAAATGGTAGTCTGTGTTAGACGCTGATCATTTTAATTGGTGAATCATTTATTTTAAGCTACAATGTCTATGCTTCATCTGCATCACGAGACTGTAATACTAGTTTTAGCCGTGGAAGTGGTTGGTAGTTACTTTGGTCGGATTGCATGCAGGAGTTCTATCATCATCAACTAAGATGTGGCGTCACCGAGCTTCCTCGAATTTTTGGGATGACTGCATCCCCAATTAAGTCGAAAGGTATACAAACCTAGAGAAAGTTTCTATTCATTTATTTGCACTGCTTAGTTTTTTCTGCTTATTTATCACTGTTTCTTCACTTTTATTTTTTAATGCAGCTGCAAATTCTGAATCGACGTTGTCAAAAAATATTCGGGATCTAATGACTCTAATGCATTCAAAGGTTGTTTTTATTTTCTTGCTCTTCGTATAAAAGTTTTTAAAATTTCTCTTATTTAAGTGTTTGTTCTTGCCCTCtctgattttttatttaaaatgTAAGGTATACACATGCGTAAGTGAAGCTGCCATCTCACAGTTCGTGCCAACCTCTACACCAAAATTCTGGTTTTACAAGGACAATGCAATTTCATTTACGCAATTCGAAGATTTGGCCAAGAAACTCAACATATTAAAACAGCAGGTGTGTACATTTAAGCAAATTATTAACGTTCAAATATAGAGTTCAAATTAAACTAAAGTTACCCAACACCTTTTGTCACCCTTTCTCGCATTTTGTCACCGAGACCAAACTATAGTAGTGCCTGTTATTGTCCGATCATAGTTGATTATTAGCTTGAAATAGTTCTAATTTGTTCTTCAGCACGAGCTTTACATCACAAGTTCAGATTTGACTAAATCAGCTGTCGATTCCGCACTCAAAAAAATAGCAAGGATTTTTACTGCTTCAATATTTTGCTTGGACGAGCTTGGTGTTTGGTTGGCTTTGAAGGTTCTCTCCCTTCTGCTGCAGTGACTTTATTTGTGACTATTTTATGTTCATGTTTGCATAATTATCAATTGTTTTTTACGTGATAGGCTGCAGAATCCCTATCTTCCATTGAAATTGAAACTTTCTTATGGGGTAATTCTGGGGACCAAATTGTCAAAAAATTTAGTTCAGCTACTATGTTGACACTACAAAGTTACATACCACTTGGTAATAATTCTTCAAGCATTGAGAAAATTCGTTAAATTTTTAATTTAATCTTTTGTTTACATTCTTTTATTAAATTTAGAGAATGTCTTCTTACTCAGATCCTCGGTGGAGTATTGGTGACAATAAGAATTTTGACTTGGATACGGGTCTATTGACCTCCAAAGTCTCCTGTCTTATTGACTGTCTACTTGAGTACAGGTTGTTATAAATAGGTTTCTTTCTAAATATTTCAAATGTGGTATATCTTGCAGTATTTGCTTTTATCTTTTCTATGCTCAATGAATGAACGTTGTTAACCTATGAAGCACATACTCCGACACTTGACACCGACACGTTGACAATGCTTATGTAAATAATATAAATATTGATATCTTATTAAAGATTGAAATATCCATATATAGAAAATTAGTTCATTAAAAAATCTAAAACAGTAGATGATAGTATTTGATATTTATTTATCCATCTACTATTGAAAAAACGTAAATTTGTTTAATCAAATATGATGTTTTTAACCCCTCATTGATCAACATTGTTTGGACACTTCTTTACCCGTTATAGATATGTCCAACGGATGTCTAAGGTGTGCCGAGGTTAAGGAAAAAAAAGATATTTGTTTAAATGTCATGAGTCTTGGCCACCAATCCAATGAGTGTCGAACGAAAgaaaaaaacaatttttttagGATACTTGTTTGAATTTCCGACTTGTGTTATACATGTGTCATGATTGTCGGACACCGCGACATGCTTAATCTTAAAGGTGCCTGTGCTTCATTGTTGTTAACTAGCTAATCAATAGCTAATCTCTGTTTTTATTGTCTTTAGTGGTCTTTTTATCtcattttggttttggttttgaatattattattaaatttaTTTAACCTATTTTAATGGATATACTCTGTGCATGCTACAATTACAGGGGTTTTTCTGAAATGAGATGTATAATATTTGTGGAAAGGGTCATTACAGCTATTGTCCTCGAGACTCTATTGAACATTTTGCTTCCCAAATATAATAGCTGGAGGGCCAAATTCATTGCAGGAAACGGTAGTAAATTGCAAAACCAATCTCGAAAATGTCAAAATGAAATCGTGGAAGAGTTTCGTATGGGATTGGTATGCTGATTTCTTAGATAATCTGTTATACTGTAATAAGCAAATACTATTACTTATTGATGAAATGTTTTAATCTGTAGGTCAATGTCATTGTTGCAACATCAATTCTTGAAGAGGGTTTAGATGTTCAAAGTTGTAATCTAGTTATTAGATTTGATCCATCTCCTACAGTGTGCAGTTTCGTACAGTCTCGAGGCCGTGCCAGAATGCATAATTCAGATTATATATTAATGGTTAAGAGGTAAAAGTGTTGTTCTCCTTAGTATTATGATTTAAAATCTACTCTTATATCATTTAGGCACATGCTGCAAGAGAAAGTTATGATATCAAATCTATTCATTTCCTTCATAGTAAAATTTCCCCAAAAACCTTCTTATTTTGTTCTAAAATTACAGTGGGGATTCAGTTACACGTTCTAGATTAGAGAAATACCTTGTTGGCGGGGACATGATGAGGAAGGAGTCTCTGCGTTATTCTTCCCTTCCATGTGAATGTCTTGAAAGTGATCAATTTCATAATCAAGCTTACCGTGTTGCAAGCACTGAAGCTGTTGTCAATCTTAGCTCTAGCATTACTCTTTTATACTTATATTGCTCAAGGCTCCCTGCAGATGGGTAAGTTCATATATTGCTGGCGTTGTTTTAtattacttttttctttttttttaatgAACCTAAAATATACTTTCTTTTGCATTAATTTGGTCCTCTTGATTTTTACTCTGTTCTTCATCATTCATCCTATTTTGTTTAAACCCTCAGGTACTTTAAACCCACTCCAAGATGGGACAAAGAGAAAGGAATATTGTATCTTCCTAAGAGCTGTCCTCTACAAGCTATTCATGTCCAAGGTGACACAAAGTACTTGAAGAATATTGCATGCCTTGAAGCATGCAAACAACTTCATCAAATTGGAGCGTTGACAGATAATCTCGTTCCTTCTATTGCCGTAGAAGAAGCAGAAGTGGAGGAGTTTGGTAACTTCTCGTGCTTTCTATTCATTTTTCCTTTTATTGTTGCTTTTCATTTTTCACATACTTAAAACATATAATTCTATTTAACCATATGATTCTTTGAACTTTATTGACATCAAACAAAATCTGACAGGAAATGAACCATATGATGAGGAGAAGCCAAGTTATGTGCCATCTGAATTGGTGAACCACATGTCAAACAATAGTAACACAATTTACTATTGTTATTTAATTGAGTTAAAACAAAATTTTGTCTATGATATCACCGTCCAAGACATTTTTCTTGCAACTAGAGTTGAACTTGATCAAGAAATTGGATGTGCGCCATTTGACATGGGTTTCGATAAAGGCAGCTTGTCCGTGACCTTGAGATACAAAGGAAGCATTAATCTCTCGCCGGATCAGGTATCTCTCTAGTATTCTTCTAATTATATTTGATGTATTTGCAAGTGTTAAGGAAAAGTCAATAAAGTTATGGTTTGTTTTCATTATCCAGGTTATTCTGTGTAAAAGTTTCCAGGTTAATGTTCTTGGAATTCTTATGAATCATAAAACGGAAAAGGAAGCCGTTTTAGCGAAATGCTGTTTGAAAGATGATCTTAAGATTGATTATCTTCTGTTGCCATCTATTACTATAGAGCAAACACCAGTTGTTGACTGGTTAACTATTAATTCTGTTCATCCATCTATGATTGAGTGTGCGCATCATAAAGCCAATATACATACCGAAAAGGGTTTAGTTTGCAGTTGTATATTGCGAAATGCTTTGATTTGTACTCCGCATAATGGCCGAACTTACATCACCACCGATATAATGGAATTGAACGGTAATTCTCCTCTAGAAGTAAGGGATGGTGAAGTTACCTCATACAAAAAGTACTTTAAACAGAAGTAAGTGATTTTTTGTAGTAGATGTTTATTCTCAAGTTAATCTATCTACCTGGGTGCCTTATATATTAAcctattttctttcttttcgaATTTCAGGCATGGAATTCAATTGCGTTTTGAACATCAACGCCTACTTAAGGCTAGACATGTTTTTCCGGTAAAGAATTATTGTCACGGATATAGACAAGCTAAGGACAGAGGTCTGAGCtttaaattttttatttgtttttttttccttcttttttcGGTTGCTTAGTTTTTTCTCTTTTATCATAAAGACCTTTGGTGTCCGCGGAAGATATGGTTTTTTCTTTTAGCACTGTCCAAACACTAATAATGTGTGATCTCATCTTAATCCTGTGTTTTTCTTTTTCAGATGTGAGCAAGACATTTGTTGAAATACCTCCTGAACTCTGCTATATAATCATGTCACCAATACCAGTTAGCATGCTTTATTCATTTGCATTTATTCCATCAATCATGCATAGAATTGAGGGATTGCTTGTAGCTTTTAACTTCAAAAAGATGCATTTGGATCATTGCCCTCAGAACGGGATTGAAACATTTAAGGTGGGCTACCTTTTTTCCTTTCCAGATTAAATATTTTTGTAACTATTTGTTGATTGTCCTTAATAGCTAAAAAATTGTACTAATGTGTGATTTTTATTTCTAGCTATCAAACATTTGAAGGACATTTGCACTAATGGTATCTGCATTTTACATTGTAGGTCTTGGAAGCCATGACCACAAAGACATGTAAGGAGACGTTTCATTATGAGTCTCTAGAGACTCTTGGAGATTCCTTTTTAAAATATGCTGTTAGCCAACAGCTATTTTATACtcatcaaaatcaccatgaggGTCTCCTCAGTGTGAAGAGGGAGAAGATAATTTCTAATGCTTCCCTCTGTAAGTTAGGTTGCGGTTTTAGACTTCCGGTAATCTTTCTCTCCTTGTTGCTTCTCTTATAGTGCTGTCTATTTGGCAATTTTTCATGTTTCATTTTATGCTATTTCATAGAATGTATCCATTGGTATACTATTTCTTCATTTGTATGATTGATTTCTTAATTAGTTGACATTGTTTTTTTCGGAACTTTAGAGAAGATTATAATTTTTATCCGATAGTTTGCTTATAACTGCTTGGATGATTATTATGTCTGAACCACTTTGCTTTTTTTCCTGCTTTCTCTAAGCAAAAAAGCTCAAAATGAAAACTGTACATGATTTACCATAATATGTAATGTATTCTCTAAACTGTTGTGCGCATGAGATGAGGGTGATACTGTATTAATTTCCTATTCATTTTGCATTATTATCTTGAAACTTTTACTTGTGGATAGTATATTAATCTTGTTATTGAACGTGTGTTCTTCTGAGTTGTAGGGCTTCATACGGAATGAGGCTTTTGATCCTAAGACATGGATCATTCCTGGAGCTCAATCAAAAATTTTTACAATAGAAGCGATAGATTACAAGGGGAGGAAAATTTATACTCGAGGAAATAGAAAGTTGAAACGGAAAattgttgctgatgttgttgaAGCACTAATTGGTGCATTTCTTAGCACTGGTGGTGAGACGGCTGCATTGTTGTTTATGGATTGGGTTGGCATCAAAGTGAATTTTAACATTGCACCCTATGAGCGACAATTGAATGCTTGTCCCGACAATATAGTTAATGTAAGGTTTCTAGAATCCCTACTGAAGTACTCATTTAGGGACCGTTCTCTGTTAGCAGAAGCAATGACACATGGTTCTTACATGCTGCCTGACGTGCCTAGATGCTATCAGGTACTTATTCACTATCTTCTTCACGAGCAATTATGTTTTCCTCTTTGGATCTGTTTGAATTGGTTTATTTGAGCATATCTAACATAAACACTTGCAAGACTGTTTTAGAGAGTTTATGGAAACAACTTATGACATGACCATAAGCTGTTTTCTGCTTATTTGCATAAAGAACTTAGTTTATCTTTTGTTGTTAAAATTTTGTT from Lathyrus oleraceus cultivar Zhongwan6 chromosome 1, CAAS_Psat_ZW6_1.0, whole genome shotgun sequence includes:
- the LOC127075245 gene encoding endoribonuclease Dicer homolog 2, with product MEQAMEEALMEMDDYNQRRVVPDALSFARSYQLEALDRAIRENTIVYLETGSGKTLIAIMLLRSYAYYLRKPSPYISVFLVPKVVLVSQQAAALRNHTDLKVGMYWGDMGVDYWDGDTWNKEMGKHEVLVMTPAILLSCLRHSFIKLSMIKVLIMDECHHAAGRHPYACIMTEFYHHQLRCGVTELPRIFGMTASPIKSKAANSESTLSKNIRDLMTLMHSKVYTCVSEAAISQFVPTSTPKFWFYKDNAISFTQFEDLAKKLNILKQQHELYITSSDLTKSAVDSALKKIARIFTASIFCLDELGVWLALKAAESLSSIEIETFLWGNSGDQIVKKFSSATMLTLQSYIPLDPRWSIGDNKNFDLDTGLLTSKVSCLIDCLLEYRGFSEMRCIIFVERVITAIVLETLLNILLPKYNSWRAKFIAGNGSKLQNQSRKCQNEIVEEFRMGLVNVIVATSILEEGLDVQSCNLVIRFDPSPTVCSFVQSRGRARMHNSDYILMVKSGDSVTRSRLEKYLVGGDMMRKESLRYSSLPCECLESDQFHNQAYRVASTEAVVNLSSSITLLYLYCSRLPADGYFKPTPRWDKEKGILYLPKSCPLQAIHVQGDTKYLKNIACLEACKQLHQIGALTDNLVPSIAVEEAEVEEFGNEPYDEEKPSYVPSELVNHMSNNSNTIYYCYLIELKQNFVYDITVQDIFLATRVELDQEIGCAPFDMGFDKGSLSVTLRYKGSINLSPDQVILCKSFQVNVLGILMNHKTEKEAVLAKCCLKDDLKIDYLLLPSITIEQTPVVDWLTINSVHPSMIECAHHKANIHTEKGLVCSCILRNALICTPHNGRTYITTDIMELNGNSPLEVRDGEVTSYKKYFKQKHGIQLRFEHQRLLKARHVFPVKNYCHGYRQAKDRDVSKTFVEIPPELCYIIMSPIPVSMLYSFAFIPSIMHRIEGLLVAFNFKKMHLDHCPQNGIETFKVLEAMTTKTCKETFHYESLETLGDSFLKYAVSQQLFYTHQNHHEGLLSVKREKIISNASLCKLGCGFRLPGFIRNEAFDPKTWIIPGAQSKIFTIEAIDYKGRKIYTRGNRKLKRKIVADVVEALIGAFLSTGGETAALLFMDWVGIKVNFNIAPYERQLNACPDNIVNVRFLESLLKYSFRDRSLLAEAMTHGSYMLPDVPRCYQRLEYLGDSVLDYLITMHLYKEYPGMSPGQLTDMRSASVNNDCYAMSAIKVQLHKHVLHASQELHKHIVATLDKFDQSSSTFGWESEASFPKVLGDIIESLAGAILVDSGYNKEVVWRSIRPLLEPLVTPNTLTIHPIRELTELCQKMNYTMEKTLSRNDGGNSCKIEVIADGLVHQYEYIGSVDKKTATRLACKGVLNSLKGT